Sequence from the Candidatus Methylomirabilota bacterium genome:
CGGATGTGGACGCGCTTGCCGTGGTACTCGAGCGAGCGGTGCTCGCCGCGCTTCTCCTGCGCGAGCTTGTAGATGGTTGTCATGAACTCGGTCGGCACGAACACCGACGACCGCACGTACGGCTCCTCCATCGCCTCGATCCGGTCGGGCGTCGGCATCTTCGACGGGTTCTCGATCTCCAGGAGGTCGCCCGCGGTCGTGCGGATCCGGTACCGCACGCTCGGCGCGGTCACGATCAGCGACAGGTCGAACTCGCGCTCGAGCCGCTCCTGCACGATCTCCATGTGGAGCGTGCCGAGGAAGCCGCAGCGAAACCCATATCCCAGTGCAAGAGATGTTTCCGGCTCGTACGTAAAGGCAGGATCGTTGAGCCGAAGCTTTTCGAGGGCATCGCGCAGGGCTTCATAGTCCGTGTCCTCGATCGGGTAGAGCCCCGCGAAGACCATGGGCTTCGCGTCGCGGTAGCCGGCGAACGGCGCGGCGGTCGGCCGCGCGGCCTCGGTGATCGTCTCGCCCACCTTCGCGTCGGCCACGCGCTTGATGCCCGCGATGATGTAGCCCACCTGGCCCGCGCCGAGCTCCTCGACCGGCCGCATGTCCGGCGAGAAGATGCCGACCTGCTGCACGTCCTGCTGGCGGCCGTTCGACATCAGGACGACCCGCATGCCCGCGCGCACGCACCCGTCCGTGAGGCGGACGTACACGACGACGCCCTGGTAGGAGTCGTAGAACGAGTCGAAGACGAGGGCCTTCAACGGCGCGTCCGGGTCTCCCGCGGGCGGCGGGATCCGCGCGACGATCGCCTCGAGCACCTCGGGCACGCCGGTGCCGTGCTTCGCGGAGATCGCGAGCGCCTCGCTCCCGTCGAGGTCGAGCGTCTCGGTGATCGCCAGGCGCGTGCCCTCGACGTCGGCCGCGGGCAGGTCGATCTTGTTGATGACGGGGATGATCGTGAGGCGCGCGTCGCTCGCGAGGTAGAAGTTGGCGAGCGTCTGCGCCTCGATCCCCTGCGCGGCGTCGATGATGAGGAGCGCGCCCTCGCACGCGGTGAGCGCGCGCGACACCTCGTAGGAGAAGTCCACGTGGCCCGGCGTGTCGATCAGGTTCAGCGTGTACTCGTGGCCGTCGCGCGCCTTGTAGAGGAGGCGCACCGTGTGCGCCTTGATCGTGATGCCCCGCTCGCGCTCGAGGTCCATCGAGTCGAGCACCTGGTCCACGGCCTTCTTCGCGTCCATCGTGCCGGTGAGCGCCAGCAGCCGGTCGGCGAGCGTCGACTTGCCGTGATCGATGTGGGCGACGATCGAGAAATTGCGAATGCGGGACAACGTCATCGCTTCAGTCTAACACGCGCGCACAGGCGCTCTAGCGGCTGAGCGTCGCGCGCTCGGGGATGACGGCGCCGGACTCCAGCACCACGCCCGGGCCGACGCGCGCGTGGGCGCCGATCCGGACATCGCTCGCGAGGACGCAGTCGCGCAGCACCGCGCCCCGGCCGACCTCGACCCGCTCCCAGAGCACGGAGCCCTCGACGCGCGCCTCGGGGCCGATCGTCGAGCCGTCGCCGACGACGGTCGACGGGCCGACCCGACAGCCGCCGCCGAGCGTGACGCGCGCACCGATCACCGCGGGCGCGACCACGGCGGCGCCGGCCGCGGCCGTGCCGCCCGCCCCGACCCAGCTCCCGTCGCGCGGCTCGCCCGGGGGCGCCAGGAGGAGGCGCGCGCGGCCCTCGAGGAGGTCCATCTGGGCGGCGCGGTAGGCCGCGGGCGTGCCGATGTCCTGCCAGTACGCGGGCGCCGACCAGCCGAAGCAGGGGACGCGCTCCGCGATCAGCCCGGGGAAGACCTCGCGCTCGATGGACACGGGCCGGTCGCGCGGGATGCGCCGGAGGAGCGCCGCGTCCAGCAGGTACACTCCCGCGTTCACGGTGTCGGTCGTGATCGGCTCGCCCGCCCCCGGCTTCTCGCGGAACGCGGCGACGCGCCCCTCGGCGTCGGTCTCGACGAGCCCGTACTGGCGGGGGTCGGCGACGCGCGTGAGGAAGATCGTCGCGCGCGAGCCGCGCGCCTCGTGGAAGCGGCGCATCGCCGTGAGGTCCGCGTCGGTGAGCACGTCGCCGTTCAGGACGAAGACCGTGCCCGCCGCGAGGTCGGCGGCGTTCGCGACGCCGCCGCCGGTGCCGAGCGGCTCCTTCTCCACGACGTAGCGGAGCGTGACGCCGAGGTGCTCGGCGTCGCCGAGCGCCGCGCGCACGTCGTCCACGCGGTAGGAGCACGCGAGGATCGCGTCCACGACGCCGTGGGCGCGGAGAAGCGCCAGCTGGTGGGCGAGGAAGGGGCGGTTCAGGAGCGGCACGACCGGCTTGGCCCGCGCGAGCGTGAGCGGACGCAGACGCGTGCCCTGGCCGCCGGCCAGGATCACGGCCTGGGTCGGACCGCCGCCGGCCACTAGCTGCCGGGCGACCAGGCCTCGGCCTCGTTGATCAGCATCACGGGGATCCCGTCGCGGATCGGGTAGGCCTTGCGGCACTTGGGACAGATGATCCGCGTCGCTTCGAAGACCAGGTCGCCCTTGCACGCCGGGCACACCAGGATCGCCTTCAGCTCGTCGTCGATCATGCACGCGCCTCCTTCCGTATGTGTTCGAGGGTTCGCGCGAGCCCCGCGTCGAGCGGGGTCGCCGCCGTCCAGCCGAGGGTCTGCTTCGCCCGCGTCGCGTCCAGCACGCTCCGCCGCTGCTCGCCGGGCCGCGCCGGGCCGTGGCGCGACGGGCGCGTCACGCCGGCGAGCCGCGCGAGCCGCGCGTAGAGCTCGTTCACCGTGGTCTCGACGCCCGTGCCGACGTTGACCGCGCCCGTGACCTCGGGATGCGCCAGGGCGCGCGCCACGGCGTCCGCGACGTCGCCGACGTAGACGTAGTCCCGCGTCTGCTCGCCGTCGCCGTTGACGACGCACTCGGCGCCGGCGAGGAGCCGCGCGGCGAAGATCGCGACGACGCCGGCCTCGCCGCGCGGATCCTGGCGCGGGCCGTAGATGTTCGCGAGGCGCAGCGCCAGCGTGGACGCCCCGGTGAGCCCCGCCCAGCAGTCGAGGTAGCGCTCGCCGGCGAGCTTCGACACGCCGTAGGGCGAGGCGGGCCGCGTCGGGTGGTCCTCGCGGGTTGGCAGCGCGTCGGTGTCGCCGTACACGGCGCCGCCGGTCGAGACGTAGACGACGCGGCGGACCGCCGTGCGGCGCGCCGCCTCGAGCACGGCGAGGGTGCCGAGCACGTTGACGCTCGCGTCGAAGCGCGGGTCGGCGACGGAGCGCGGCACGGAGGCCTGCGCGGCCAGGTGCGCGATCGCGTCCGGCCGCGCGGCGGCGAACGCGGCGTCGAGCCGCGCGCTCCGGAGATCGCAGACGAAGAGGCGCGCCGTCGGGTTCACCTGCCCGCGGCGGCCCGTGCTCAGGTTGTCGGCGACGTCGACGGCGTGGCCGTCGGCCAGCAGGCGGTCCACGACGTGCGAGCCGATGAACCCCGCGCCGCCGGTCACGAGGATCCTCAAGGCCGCCGCGTCTTCCGGAACCAGTCGATCGTCAGGCGCAGCCCCTCGTCGGTGTCCACCCGCGGCTCCCAGCCGAGGAGCGCGCGCGCGCGGGCGATGTCCGGCTGGCGGACCTTGGGGTCGTCCACGGGGAGCGGGCCGAAGGCGATGTCGCTCCGCGAGTCCGCGAGCCTGACGATCCGCTTGGCCAGCTCGAGGAGCGTCATCTCCTGCGGGTTGCCGAGGTTCACGGGCTCGTTCACCGCCGCCCGCATGAGACGCCAGAGGCCGTCCACGAGGTCGGAGATGTACTGGAAGGAGCGCGTCTGCGAGCCGTCGCCGAAGACGGTGAGCGGGCTGCCCGCGATCGCCTGGGTGATGAACGCGGGGATCGCGCGCCCGTCGTCGATCCGCATGGAGGGACCGTACGTGTTGAAGATGCGCGCGATGCGCGTGTCCACGCCGTGGGCGCGGTGGTAGGCCATCGTGATCGCCTCGGCGAAGCGCTTGGCCTCGTCGTAGACGCCACGCGGGCCTATGGGGTTCACGTTGCCCCAGTAGTCCTCGCGCTGCGGATGCACGAGGGGATCGCCGTAGACCTCCGAGGTCGAGGCGAGCAGGAAGCGTGCGCGCGTGGCCTTGGCGACGCCGAGCGCGTTGTGGGTGCCGAGGGCGCCGACCTTGAGCGTCTGGATCGGCAGCTCGAGATAGTCCCGCGGCGAGGCGGGGCTCGCGAAGTGCAGGACCCAGTCGAGGGGCCCGTCGAGGTGAATGTACTCGGTGACGTTGTGCTCGATCAGCGTGAAGCCGCGTCGTGGCGACAAGGCGACGACGTTGTCCCGTGACCCGGTGACGAAGTTGTCCATGCAGACGACCTCCCAGCCCTGGCCGAGGAGGAACTCGCAGAGATGGGAGCCGATGAACCCCGCGCCGCCGGTGACGAGCGCCCGCATGGCGGACGTCAGGAGGGCAGGACGGGCCTGCGGCCGATCGAGTGGTACTCGAAGCCCAGGCGTCGCATCCGCTCGGGCTCCCAGAGATTCCGTCCGTCGAAGACGACGGGGCGCCGCATGAGGGCGCGGAGGCGCTCGAGGTCGAGCAGCTTGAACTCGTTCCACTCGGTCACCAGCACGACGCCGTCGGCGCCGGCGGCGGCCGCGTACGGCGACTCGCAGTACACGACGCCCGGCGGCAGGAGCGGACGCGCGTTCGCACCCGCGACCGGGTCGTAGGCGCGCACGGTCGCGCCGAGCTCGACGAGGTGCCGGACCACCTCGACGGACTTCGCCTCGCGCATGTCGTCGGTGTTCGGCTTGAAGGCGAGGCCCAGGACGGCGACGCGCTTGTCGTCCAGCGGCGCGAGCGCCTTCTCGACCGAGCGCACGAAGTGGCCGGCGCGCTCCTGGTTGATCTCGACCGCGGCCCGGAGCAGCGCGAAGTCCACGCCGAGCGTGGCGGCGGTGTGGACGAGCGAGTCGGTGTCCTTGGGGAAGCAGCTCCCGCCGTAGCCGAGCCCGGCCTGCAGGAACGCGGGTCCGATGCGGGGGTCGAGCCCCATGGCCTTCACCACCTGCGTGATGTCCGCACCCGCGAGCTCGCAGATGTCGGCGATCACGTTGACGAACGAGATCTTGGTCGCGAGGAACGCGTTGGAGGCGTACTTGATGATCTCGGCCGAGGGCACGTCGGTGATGATCATCGGCCGCTCGAGCGGGGCGTAGAGCTCGAGCAAGGTCATCGCGACCTGCTGGTTGGGGGCGCCGATGACGATGCGGTCCGGCCGGAGCGTGTCCTCGATCGCGCAGCCCTCGCGCAGGAACTCGGGGTTCGAGACGACGTCGAACGGGATCGGCGTCGGCTGGTGGCGCTCGATCACCTCGCGCACGAGGTCGCCGGTGCCGACGGGCACCGTGGACTTGTTGACGACGACCGTGTAGCGCTCCATCGCGTGCGCGATCTGCCGAGCGACCGCCTCGACCGCGGCGAGGTCGGTCTGGCCGGTGTCCTTCGCCGGCGTGCCGACCGTGATGAAGACGATGACCGAGCGCCGGACGGCCGTGACGAGGTCGGTGGTGAACGTGAGCCGCCCGTCGGTGACGTTGCGCGCGACCATCTCCTCCAGGCCGGGCTCGTAGATCGTCATCCTGCCGGCCTGCAGCTGGGCGATCTTCTTCTCGACGTTGTCCACGCAGACGACCTCGTTGCCGAGATCCGCGAAGACCGCGCCCGTGACGAGCCCGACGTACCCGGTGCCGACGACGCAGATGTTCATGAGCGCGTGGATTCGATCATAGCAGAGGTCTTCCGGCGGGCGCGGGTTCCTCGTCGGGCTCGGCGGCGACCCACCGGAAGAAGACCACGGTGAACGCCGCGAGCGGGATGAGGCCGGCCGGGACCCACATGATGAGGCCGCCGAGCCGCTGGTCGGCGAGCGGCTCGAGCCCCCAGAGCCGCGGCGCGGCCGCGTAGTACGGGTAGAGCACGCGCTCGGCGCCCGTGATCATCGAGGCGACGACGGTCATCGGGATCCCGAACGCGAAGAGGTAGAGGATCTGCGCGCCGTAGTGGAGCCGCGGCGCGAGCGCGGACGCGGAGAGCACCGGCCACCACGCCAGCACCGACGTGGCGAGGAGGACGAGGTGCTCGACGACGTGCCAGCCGTGGCGCACGAGCGCGGCCTCGTAGGGGCCGGGGAGATGCCAGGCGATCAGCGCGACCGAGTACAGC
This genomic interval carries:
- a CDS encoding UDP-glucose/GDP-mannose dehydrogenase family protein, yielding MNICVVGTGYVGLVTGAVFADLGNEVVCVDNVEKKIAQLQAGRMTIYEPGLEEMVARNVTDGRLTFTTDLVTAVRRSVIVFITVGTPAKDTGQTDLAAVEAVARQIAHAMERYTVVVNKSTVPVGTGDLVREVIERHQPTPIPFDVVSNPEFLREGCAIEDTLRPDRIVIGAPNQQVAMTLLELYAPLERPMIITDVPSAEIIKYASNAFLATKISFVNVIADICELAGADITQVVKAMGLDPRIGPAFLQAGLGYGGSCFPKDTDSLVHTAATLGVDFALLRAAVEINQERAGHFVRSVEKALAPLDDKRVAVLGLAFKPNTDDMREAKSVEVVRHLVELGATVRAYDPVAGANARPLLPPGVVYCESPYAAAAGADGVVLVTEWNEFKLLDLERLRALMRRPVVFDGRNLWEPERMRRLGFEYHSIGRRPVLPS
- a CDS encoding NDP-sugar synthase; translation: MILAGGQGTRLRPLTLARAKPVVPLLNRPFLAHQLALLRAHGVVDAILACSYRVDDVRAALGDAEHLGVTLRYVVEKEPLGTGGGVANAADLAAGTVFVLNGDVLTDADLTAMRRFHEARGSRATIFLTRVADPRQYGLVETDAEGRVAAFREKPGAGEPITTDTVNAGVYLLDAALLRRIPRDRPVSIEREVFPGLIAERVPCFGWSAPAYWQDIGTPAAYRAAQMDLLEGRARLLLAPPGEPRDGSWVGAGGTAAAGAAVVAPAVIGARVTLGGGCRVGPSTVVGDGSTIGPEARVEGSVLWERVEVGRGAVLRDCVLASDVRIGAHARVGPGVVLESGAVIPERATLSR
- a CDS encoding NAD-dependent epimerase/dehydratase family protein, whose amino-acid sequence is MRILVTGGAGFIGSHVVDRLLADGHAVDVADNLSTGRRGQVNPTARLFVCDLRSARLDAAFAAARPDAIAHLAAQASVPRSVADPRFDASVNVLGTLAVLEAARRTAVRRVVYVSTGGAVYGDTDALPTREDHPTRPASPYGVSKLAGERYLDCWAGLTGASTLALRLANIYGPRQDPRGEAGVVAIFAARLLAGAECVVNGDGEQTRDYVYVGDVADAVARALAHPEVTGAVNVGTGVETTVNELYARLARLAGVTRPSRHGPARPGEQRRSVLDATRAKQTLGWTAATPLDAGLARTLEHIRKEARA
- a CDS encoding cytochrome c oxidase assembly protein, which encodes MTPPAFAWTSGEIHGDVMLGAGLLGLAYAVAWARGPRGGAGAPVRFFAGLGALLAALNGPLHDLSDYYLFSAHMVQHLLLTLVVAPLLLSGTPGFMLDRLIGPLRRWALGRFALRVATRPLPALALYSVALIAWHLPGPYEAALVRHGWHVVEHLVLLATSVLAWWPVLSASALAPRLHYGAQILYLFAFGIPMTVVASMITGAERVLYPYYAAAPRLWGLEPLADQRLGGLIMWVPAGLIPLAAFTVVFFRWVAAEPDEEPAPAGRPLL
- a CDS encoding UDP-glucuronic acid decarboxylase family protein translates to MRALVTGGAGFIGSHLCEFLLGQGWEVVCMDNFVTGSRDNVVALSPRRGFTLIEHNVTEYIHLDGPLDWVLHFASPASPRDYLELPIQTLKVGALGTHNALGVAKATRARFLLASTSEVYGDPLVHPQREDYWGNVNPIGPRGVYDEAKRFAEAITMAYHRAHGVDTRIARIFNTYGPSMRIDDGRAIPAFITQAIAGSPLTVFGDGSQTRSFQYISDLVDGLWRLMRAAVNEPVNLGNPQEMTLLELAKRIVRLADSRSDIAFGPLPVDDPKVRQPDIARARALLGWEPRVDTDEGLRLTIDWFRKTRRP
- the lepA gene encoding translation elongation factor 4 — encoded protein: MTLSRIRNFSIVAHIDHGKSTLADRLLALTGTMDAKKAVDQVLDSMDLERERGITIKAHTVRLLYKARDGHEYTLNLIDTPGHVDFSYEVSRALTACEGALLIIDAAQGIEAQTLANFYLASDARLTIIPVINKIDLPAADVEGTRLAITETLDLDGSEALAISAKHGTGVPEVLEAIVARIPPPAGDPDAPLKALVFDSFYDSYQGVVVYVRLTDGCVRAGMRVVLMSNGRQQDVQQVGIFSPDMRPVEELGAGQVGYIIAGIKRVADAKVGETITEAARPTAAPFAGYRDAKPMVFAGLYPIEDTDYEALRDALEKLRLNDPAFTYEPETSLALGYGFRCGFLGTLHMEIVQERLEREFDLSLIVTAPSVRYRIRTTAGDLLEIENPSKMPTPDRIEAMEEPYVRSSVFVPTEFMTTIYKLAQEKRGEHRSLEYHGKRVHIRFDFPLAEIVVDFYDKLKSISKGYASFDYEFADFRPSDLVKLDILLNGDPVDALSVIVHRDKAYEKGKALVEKLRGVIPRQLFEVAIQAAIGSRVIARETVKAMGKNVTAKCYGGDITRKRKLLERQKEGKRRMKQVGKVEVPQEAFLSVLKS
- a CDS encoding Trm112 family protein codes for the protein MIDDELKAILVCPACKGDLVFEATRIICPKCRKAYPIRDGIPVMLINEAEAWSPGS